Genomic segment of Dromiciops gliroides isolate mDroGli1 chromosome 3, mDroGli1.pri, whole genome shotgun sequence:
tttttaaaaactttgtctttcaacttctcttcatccctcccttcccacccccaagaattcaagcaattcaatgtaagttatacatgagtagtcatggaaaacatccccacattagctaggttgtgagagaaaacagataaaaaacaaaacttcagattaaggaattgtcaaaaaaaagtgtttcagtctgttttcagataccatcagttccttctctgtagatggattgcgattttcataagtccttcaggattatattggatcattgccttgctgaaaataaccatgtacttcccagcagatcatcttacactattgctgttattttgtatacagtacatttcactctgcttcagttcatgtaggtctttccagcagtgtattagtgtcctaattttcctACAtacactccatctactgtgccacctagctgcccctctatatacTTCTTTATATCTCACACAGCACTTAGTATGATGCTATTGACTTTGTAGACACTCAGTAAATACTGGATGATGATTGAATGAAGTCAGAGGCCCTTTTGCCTCCTACTGTGAACAGACATAGATGTTTAGAGAATTTCATATGTGAACATAAATATTTACATGAGTTAATTTTGGATGGGGAATGCCACcattttcaagatttctttttggtttttttttatgcttttgtagttttcttcttctctattACATGAACTGCATGTAGCAAACTATTCTGCAAAACCTTGTTCTTCAGTGTTGGTTATTATGGGGGTTGCATCGCTGATgtcttcttttttatcttctatTATAAGATATGATTATATCTTTAGTAAGACAGAAATTAAGGGCTTCAGAGTAATGCATTAGTTTTTCTCTGATCAAGTACAAGTAAGACTTATTTCAATGACTCCAAAAGGATTTGAGactgaaatattattatttcttaatatttctaaaagaggAAGGGGCAGGGACTTAGTGTATTTCCATAATACTAAAAGACTagacatagatttagaaatgataATCACTATATTTCTATGGAAAATTCTCTTGTTCTATCTTTTAATTTGGACATGAGCATAATACCTACCTTTATTTAAAAACGTTCAGGTAGTCAGTCCTATCACCTATAGAAAATGGTCCAAACTCCTTTGGCTAACATTCAACACCTTccatttaatttacttttcttcGATATTGACAGACTGCTCTGTATCCTGTACTTGAACATTCAGTGTGCATTTTTGTCTTCTAGCTGTTTATTTCCTCTGGaaaaatctttcttcttttccactAACCCAGATCCTACTCACCCTTCAAGGCTCTTCTGTTGAAACCTTCCCTGACTACTTTAGTCAATGGTGAtctatctctctttcctccttcaaaTTCCTCCAGCCCTGTATTATGTCATTTTGGCATTTAACCATATGCTTTTGCTACCTATGACATTTTTTGATGTTGTAATGTTATCATGGTCAAAAGGTTAAGCTAGAGAGCAAGGGAGCACTGAATAAGAAACAGCTGAAGGCCAAAGTATACAGAGTATGATGATGTACTTGGTAGTTTAATGGACACTAGAAGGGCTGTTCCCTTATTCCTTCTCCATCCCTGACCTGGAATAGTCTCAACATTCTAAAGATTAATGACTGGTTATTTGGTAACTAGGatggaataagaaagagaaaggaggaaaagatgatAAAGAATTATAGTTACTGGtaagagataaaggaaaattgAAATGGAAGGATGTTGGGACTATAAAAAGTCCTATAAAAATCAGTCTGTGGGCAAGTATTTTTGGAAGTGGGACAGAGGGGCTGGATAGGAGGGTGTTTGTGTGCATCACAGGGAACTAGGGCATAAGAGGATGACCTCTGTGCCCTCTGGGAAGTTCAGTTATATTATAAACCTATAGCACTCCCTACTGCTGCTGCTAAACTAAGTCACATGGGATAGTGAAACTTTTAGATGCATTTTCAGAAGCCTTCATTTTCCTGTTACCCTGTGATCCTAACTCTCTACAAGAGGTGATAGAAGCAGGCTATAACCAAAATACAGATTCAAGAGCCAACTtgattatttaattctttatatattcATATCCGCAACCACACTATAAGCTTTGAAGGTAAAAACTCTGTGTTCTATAtacttcttcttttggggggggggggcaggcaatgagagttaagtgacttgcccagggtcacacagctagtaagtatcaagtgtctgaggccagatttgaactcaggtcctcctgaatccagggcctgtgctccatccactgcgccacctagctagctgcccctctaaatacTTCTTTATATCTCACACAGCATCTAGTATGATGCTATTGACATTGAAGACACTCAGTAAATACTGAATGATGATTGAATGAAGTCAGAGGCCCTTTTGCCTCCTACTGTGAACAGACATAGATGTTTAGAGAATTTCATATGTGAACATAAATATTTACAGGAGTTAGTTTTGGATGAGGAATGCCACcattttcaagatttctttttgttcttttttatgcttttgtagttttcttcttctctattACATGAACTGCATGTAGCAAACTATTCTGCAAAGCCTGGTTTTTCACTGTGTTGGTTATTATGGGGGTTGCATCACTGATGCCCATCTGCCTCAAATTAGCAGAGTAGTATTCTGCTTTGCTGCTATGTGCAATAAAGAAGGTACAGAAGACTTTGACATCTTCTTCCTGAAGTCCCGATGCCTCTAAGACTGCCTCCCATACAACTCTAATCtgcttgttattattttttctcttaagaaCAGTGGCCAAAGTAGGAAGCCCTTTTTCCAGGTCTGGAAGTTTCTCAAGCACCTGAGAGTGTAGGTAGTGAAGTGTTTCAATGACGTAGCTGTAGAATATATTTAATTCCAAAGAACTGAACCTGtaaaaaagttggaaaaaattCTTGAGAAACAGAACTGTTTTCTACAGATATGTGAGagattaattttcatttcaaataGGCCaacttaaaatgataaacatgaGAAATGAATAAtatgttgttttttctgaaaaatgTACTTAAGAAGTATCTGTATGGGAgccaagcccaaccccacagtcaccctgacacagatccaggcccaggaaggcctcaccagagaaagagacccccagagcctctgaatcagctgaagcaccagtgtcgtctggaaataagctcacagtctggtgagtgggctgagccctgggcaggggggagattacaggggtctatgctactgctgaggcagaacttggatatTTCACCCCTGccaagaaccaggaggtaggcttgagtagcagtggcccaggtgggggaggggcacaggctcatcagagctaacaaccacaacacacaaagctggttgattagcaagttggtctggggtcatctacagaccagggaacaggtcaggcgagtgaagaacctgatcctccttaaatcataccacctgggacttctttttttttttttggtgaggcaattggggttaagtgacttgcccaaggtcacacagctagtaagtattaagtgtctgagaccagatttgaattcaggtcctcctgaatccagggccagtgctctatccactgcgccacctagctgcccctcacctgggacttcttaagctttggatactacagcctggaaacagtgccccactttaaggagctgaaagtcaagtaaaagaaaggcaagatgagcagacagagaaaggtgaggaccatagaaagtttcttcagtaacaaggaagatcgaggtgcaccttcagaggaagatgtcaacatcaggacccctatacctaaagcttccaagaaaaatatgaatttgtctcaggccatagaggtactcacaAAGGACTTTGCAGATAAATTTaaagaggtagaggtaaaaatggaaagagaaatgagggtgatgcaggaaagacatgagaaaaaagtcaacagcttgaaaagtcaaattggccaaatggaaaatgagggacaaaagctctctgatgaaaataattgcctaagaatgaggattgaacaaatggaagccagtgactttatgagaaaccaagacacaataaagaaaatccaaatgaatgaaaaatagagggcaatgtgaaatatcttctgggaaaaactgctgacctggaagataggtccaggagagatgatttgaaaattattggtctacctgaaaaccatgatcaaggaaagagcttagacatcatcttccaagatattctcagggaaaattgccctgaaattctagaagaagaagctaaaatagaaattgaaagaatccacccatcacctccagaaagagagcccaaaaggaaaactcctaggaatgttatagtcaaattccagagctctcaggtcaaggagaaaatattgcaagctgccaaaaagaaagaattcaagtactgtggagccccagtcaggatagcacaagacctagcagcttctacactaaagaaccagagggcatggattatgatattccagagggcaaaggaattgggatcagaaccaagaatcacctacccagcaaaactcagcataatctttcagaggaaaaaatggggctttaatgaaaaagaagactttcagatatttgtaatgaaaaggcctgaactgaatggcaaattggactttcaaatacaagaccctagataaccataaaaaattggagctgggggacattccttggggtcatacagtgggcaactgtcttgtgtctgaggccgggttttggctgggatccccctgggtccaggggtgatgctttgtccactgtgtcacctagctgccccatgatgacatctttagggttaaattgaggggtgaggggaatgcactgggggaaggggaagggcagagttgaaatcctacatgaaagaaagaagaaaaggcttagggagtggggggagagatgggagagtagcagggcagtaaatgaattaaggctcaaagaccttaaactcatcagagttgcctcaaggagggactaacaacctccccccccccaactgggtggagtaatctatttaatctgggcagtaaatgagcctaacactcatcagaattggctcaaagacctcaatatcattagaattggctcaaggcaattgctatctttccaattatttagatctgatttgatttgtgtgaaaagtgttttgtaattttgttcctagagttcctgggtttgtcttggcaagtagaatcccaagtattttatattatataccattactttaaatggaatttctctttctatctcttgctgctggactttgttggtcatgtatagaaatgctgatgatttatgtggatttattttatatcctgttactgtgctaaagttgttaattgtttcaagcaagttttgagttgattctctaggattctctaagtataccatcatatcatctgcaaagagtgatagttttgtttcctccttgactattctaattcctttaattcctttttcttctctgattgctaaagctaacatttatagtacaatattaaataatagaggtgataatggacatccctgtttctcccctgatcttattgggaaggcctctaacttatctccattacatataatgcttgctcatggttttaggtagatactgcttattattttaaggaaagctccacctattcctaagctatctagtgtttttattaggaatgggtgctgtattttgtcaaaagctttctctgcatcatatgattttggttagttttcttattgatgtggttgattatgttaatagttttcctaatgttgaaccatccctgcattcctggtataaatcccacctggtcatagtatattatccttttcacacaaatcaaatcagatctaaaaattggaaagatatcaattgcttatggataggctgagctaatataataaaaatgacaatcctacctaaattaatttacttattcagtgccataccaattaaactacctgaaaattattttatagagctagaaaaaataataacaaaattcatctggaaaaacaaaaagtcaagaatatcaagagaaataatgaaaaaaaatgcacaggaaggtgggttagctgtaccaaatctgaagctctactacaaagcggcagtcatcaaaactatctggtactggctcagaaatagagtggaggatcaatggaataggctgggcacaggagacacagtagtaaaggacatgagtaatgtactgtttgataaaaccaaagactccagcttctgggataggaattcagtatttgacaaaaattgctgggaaaactggaagatagtatggcagaaattaggcatagaccaacatcttacaccttatactaaaataaggtcaaaatgggtacatgatttagacataagaggtgataccataggtaaattaggagaagaaggaatagtttaccttcagatatttggaaaggagaacagtttatgaccaaacaagagatatagaatagtatgaaatgcaaaacggatgattttgattacattaaattaaaaagggtttgtacaaacagaagcaatgcatccaaaatcagaagggatgcagaaatctgggaaacaatttttatggccagtacttctgataatggcctcatttctttttttttttttttgagatattttattttttccgttacatgtaaagatagttctcaacttttgtttatacatgctttacactttcagatttttctccctccctccctcccccgccctccccccctcccctagacagcaggtaatctgatataggttatatctatatatatctatacatatacatatagatatatatatacacacacatatatatacacataataacattaatcctatttctgcattaatcctgttacaagagaaagaatcagagcagtgatgcaaaacctcaaaatagaaaaaaaaaacaatagcacccaaaacaaaagaaataatatggttcaatcagcatctatactccacagttctttctttctttttttttcttggatttggagatcctcttctatcatgagttccctggaactcttctgtaccattgcattggtgagaagaatatagtccatcacagtaggtcaacactcaatgttgatgatactgtgtacaatgttcttc
This window contains:
- the SMCO1 gene encoding single-pass membrane and coiled-coil domain-containing protein 1; this translates as MKMTSEATSLHPLKEAMKRVEEKLQTLETQFEELDSAMENLTQKFDFHRKSLESQAIQDEMWTAVLEIKFSSLELNIFYSYVIETLHYLHSQVLEKLPDLEKGLPTLATVLKRKNNNKQIRVVWEAVLEASGLQEEDVKVFCTFFIAHSSKAEYYSANLRQMGISDATPIITNTVKNQALQNSLLHAVHVIEKKKTTKA